The following coding sequences are from one Xiphias gladius isolate SHS-SW01 ecotype Sanya breed wild chromosome 14, ASM1685928v1, whole genome shotgun sequence window:
- the dnaaf6 gene encoding protein PIH1D3, protein MECLGVSSLQNLQALSALLSTQDGEVDDDEEESKNVTACAQLGPGHIGPPPKNDKEVATAYVRKNGKDIWSEEEVAEGSQYDDVADQRPQPEYEIILKQSVRTEDLFLGLSGKDPSSMCCEAMLVKIKLPDTKATEVVLDVKEKFLDLRTPKHKLGLHLPHPIHSHEGKAQFFSERGELEVTLLLKRSMDLINML, encoded by the exons ATGGAGTGTCTTGGAGTGTCATCCCTTCAGAACCTACAGGCTCTGTCTGCCTTGCTGTCAACTCAGGATGGCGAGGTTGAcgatgatgaagaagaaagcAAA AATGTGACAGCCTGTGCACAGCTGGGCCCCGGACACATCGGTCCCCCACCCAAGAACGATAAAGAAG TGGCAACTGCCTATGTGAGGAAGAACGGCAAAGATATCTGGAGCGAGGAAGAGGTGGCTGAGGGCTCCCAGTATGACGATGTGGCTGACCAGCGGCCACAGCCTGA GTATGAAATAATCCTGAAGCAGAGTGTCCGGACAGAGGATCTGTTCTTGGGCTTGAGTGGAAAGGACCCATCCTCCATGTGCTGTGAAGCCATGCTG GTGAAAATCAAACTGCCAGACACGAAAGCAACGGAGGTGGTCCTGGATGTAAAAGAGAAGTTCCTTGATCTACGGACGCCAAAGCA TAAACTGGGTCTCCATCTTCCACACCCCATCCACAGCCACGAGGGCAAGGCTCAGTTCTTCAGTGAGAGAGGGGAACTGGAGGTGACTCTATTGCTGAAACGCTCCATGGATTTAATCAACATGCTATAG
- the LOC120798888 gene encoding LOW QUALITY PROTEIN: MICOS complex subunit MIC26-like (The sequence of the model RefSeq protein was modified relative to this genomic sequence to represent the inferred CDS: inserted 1 base in 1 codon) — MSLLGHRSKCMXPAGIMLKVTGGAMPGALSLLPTAVCAAAAAAAGDGEQEATTSSSLDELSLYTAPQQKSRYVEPDAGQLEQSVATLRKLVEPYTDWCQGTYDKIKPRVRSVVQYGNDTYAYLKNPPKDFYPRAGVIGFTGVLGLLLARGSRVKRVIYPTGLMTVGASLYYPEHAAAVAKSTGDSVYDCAVRSYAAVEKMLRPQSKAEKGPDSETKP, encoded by the exons ATGTCTCTTCTGGGACACCGTAGTAAATGCA GCCCGGCGGGGATCATGTTGAAGGTTACAGGCGGTGCAATGCCGGGTGCTTTGAGTCTGTTGCCGACCGCcgtctgtgctgctgctgctgctgctgccggtgACGGGGAACAAGAGGCGACCACCTCGTCGAGTCTGGACGAACTGTCCCTGTACACCGCTCCTCAACAGAAGTCTCGGTATGTGGAGCCCGACGCGGGTCAACTGGAGCAGAGTGTCGCCACCCTCCGGAAGCTGGTGGAGCCGTACACGGATTGGTGCCAGGGCACCTACGACAAAATTAAACCCAGGGTTCGAAGTGTCGTGCAGTACGGGAACGACACCTACGCCTACTTGAAGAACCCTCCGAAGGACTTCTACCCCCGGGCAGGAGTCATCGGCTTCACCGGTGTCCTGGGACTGCTGCTTGCCAGAGGCTCCAGGGTTAAGAGAGTCATCTACCCGACCGGCCTAATGACCGTGGGCGCCTCCCTCTACTACCCGGAGCACGCTGCCGCCGTCGCAAAGTCAACCGGGGACTCCGTGTACGACTGCGCCGTGCGGAGTTACGCCGCCGTGGAGAAGATGCTGAGGCCCCAAAGCAAGGCTGAAAAGGGCCCCGACTCAGAAACTAAACCCTGA